TATTGAAATAGTAAATAATAAAGTTCTGGTTCTTGCAGAAGCTGTTTTAGAAGCTTAAAGCAAAAATATTTATAAGAAGGAAATCCCATGATTAATTTCATGGGATTTTTTTTGGTTTTAAGGTGAAATAGAAATCATTTTAGCTTTTCTATATAGCTTTGTACCAATGGGAATAAAATCTAGTCTAAGTAAGCCGCTCGCTGCACTTACAGCGAGAAAACAAGAAAAGTGGAAGTCAAATGCTGAAACCGTTCAAGAAAAATGGCGAAAAAGCATTCTGAAAAATGCTTCTAGTACAATTTTCGGTAAAGACCATCATTTTGCAGAAATTGAATCTTACGCAGATTTTAAACAAGGGGTTCCGGTAAACGACTATGAAGGACTAAGACCCTACGTTGAGAAAATAATTGCGGGCGAAAGTGATGTGCTATGGAAAGGAAAACCATTGTATTTTGCAAAAACTTCAGGAACCACTTCAGGAGTGAAATATATTCCTATAACACATGACTCGATTCATAATCACATTGACTCTGCCAAAAACGCCTTACTCAATTATATACACGAAACAGGTAAGTCTAAATTTTTAGATCATAAACTTATATTTTTATCTGGAAGCCCTGTCATGTCTAAAACGGCGGGTATTCATACAGGTAGATTATCGGGTATTTCTAATCATCATGTTCCTGGCTATTTAAAAACAAATCAATTGCCAAGTTATGAGACTAATTGTATTGAAGATTGGGAGCAAAAGCTAGATGCTATCATTGACGAGACTATTAAGCAGCCCATGAGTCTCATTTCTGGCATTCCGCCCTGGGTTCAAATGTATTTTGATAAGATTAATGCTCGTACTGGGAAGCAAATAAAAGATGTTTTCCCAGAATTTGACCTTTTTGTTTACGGAGGAGTAAACTTTGAGCCATATAAAGCTAAATTGTTTGAGTCTATTGGCAAAAAAATCGATTCTATTGAGCTTTATCCCGCCTCAGAAGGTTTCATAGCTTATCAAGATAAATTTGACTCTGAAGGGCTTCTAATGCTTTTGGATAGTGGTATTTTTTATGAATTTATTCCCGCAGAAGAATATTTTGATGAAAACCCAACTCGATTAAGCATTGGCGAAGTAGAACTCAATAAAAACTACGCTCTTATTATCAATAGTAATGCTGGTCTTTGGGGTTATTCTATAGGAGACACAGTGAAATTTGTTTCGCTAAACCCTTATAGAATTATTGTTTCGGGAAGGATTAAACATTTCATTTCTGCCTTTGGCGAACATGTAATTGGTGAAGAAATAGAAAAAGCAATGAAGTATGCCTGCAAAAGGCATCCTGAAGTTTCGCTTGTAGAATATACAGTGGCTCCGATGGTCAGCCCTTCAGAAGGTTTACCTTATCACGAGTGGCTTGTTGAATTTGAACATGAGCCTAATGATATTAAATCATTCGCAAAAGATTTAGATACTAAGCTTGTTGAGCTTAATACGTACTATAAAGATCTCATTGTAGGAAGCATTTTGAAGCCGCTAGAAATTAAGCTTTTGAAAAGAAACGCATTTATAGACTATATGAAGTCGATAGGTAAACTTGGAGGGCAAAACAAAGTACCTCGTTTGTCAAACGATAGAAATATTGCAGATAAACTATAAAACCTCGAAGTCATCACTGTCAAGGTGAGCAGGGAAACTTTCACGAAAATCGGTTAAACCCTTTTTTGACAAAGTAGTAATACCAACTTCATTTTTGTTGCCTAGCTTTTTTAACTCGTAACCCTTAGGGTCAATGATGGCTGAGTGTCCATTGTATTCAAGTTTATTAGCGTCAACACCTACCCTGTTGATACCAATTACATAGCTTTGATTTTCAATAGCCCGTGCCTTTAAAAGAGTTTCCCATACATTTTCTCGCTTTGCAGGCCAGTTTGCTGAATATAATAATATGTCGTATTCTAGTTTATTGTTTCTAGCAAAAACAGGAAAACGAAGGTCATAACATATCAATGGACAAATTTTCCAGTCTTTGTAATTGATGATTACTTTTTTAATCCCCTTAGTGTACAAAGCATCCTCTCCACCATAAGCAAAGAGATGGCGTTTATCATAAAAGGAGGTTTCGCCGTCAGGCTTTACAAACAGTAATCGATTGAAGAAGTTTTGACCTTCTTTTATAACCAAACTTCCACATATAGCGGCATTATATCTTGTCGCCATTTGCTTCATCCACTTGTGCGTGGTGAAATTCATGGGCTCTGCTATCTTTTCTGGATTCGTGCTAAAACCAGTAGAAAACATTTCTGGTAGGGTGATTAGGTCTACAGTTGAAGCTAAAGAAGAAATTATTTCTTCCAACTCTGACCTATTTGCCTCTGGGTTTTCCCAGTAGGTGTCTGGCTGAATTACCGCTACACGTAGGTCGTTTTCCATTTTTAGCGTTTGCTTTTGTAGAAACGCATTTTATAATCCGCTTTGACTATTCCTTTTGAAATATTGTTCAATTTTTTCTTAAGCATTTGCTTTTTCAATGGACTTACTAAGTCAGTGAAAAGAATTCCATCTATATGGTCATACTCGTGCTGGATAATTCTTGCAGCCATATCATCATAAACTTCTGTATGCTCATTCCAGTCCGTGTCAAAATATTTTATAGTCAAGGTTTCCGGTCTGTAAATATCAGCTCTAACATCAGGAATACTTAAACAACCCTCTTCATAGGCCCACTCCTCACCAGTTTCTTCTAGAATTTCAGCGTTGATAAAAACTTTCTTAAAATTCACTAATGACGGGTTGATTTC
This sequence is a window from Arcticibacterium luteifluviistationis. Protein-coding genes within it:
- a CDS encoding nitrilase family protein translates to MENDLRVAVIQPDTYWENPEANRSELEEIISSLASTVDLITLPEMFSTGFSTNPEKIAEPMNFTTHKWMKQMATRYNAAICGSLVIKEGQNFFNRLLFVKPDGETSFYDKRHLFAYGGEDALYTKGIKKVIINYKDWKICPLICYDLRFPVFARNNKLEYDILLYSANWPAKRENVWETLLKARAIENQSYVIGINRVGVDANKLEYNGHSAIIDPKGYELKKLGNKNEVGITTLSKKGLTDFRESFPAHLDSDDFEVL
- the def gene encoding peptide deformylase; this encodes MKYSIVAYGDPVLRKECRDIEKGELDVKKLADDMYETMYSASGVGLAAPQIGKDIRIFVVDGHQINENLEEGEEINPSLVNFKKVFINAEILEETGEEWAYEEGCLSIPDVRADIYRPETLTIKYFDTDWNEHTEVYDDMAARIIQHEYDHIDGILFTDLVSPLKKQMLKKKLNNISKGIVKADYKMRFYKSKR
- a CDS encoding GH3 auxin-responsive promoter family protein, with translation MGIKSSLSKPLAALTARKQEKWKSNAETVQEKWRKSILKNASSTIFGKDHHFAEIESYADFKQGVPVNDYEGLRPYVEKIIAGESDVLWKGKPLYFAKTSGTTSGVKYIPITHDSIHNHIDSAKNALLNYIHETGKSKFLDHKLIFLSGSPVMSKTAGIHTGRLSGISNHHVPGYLKTNQLPSYETNCIEDWEQKLDAIIDETIKQPMSLISGIPPWVQMYFDKINARTGKQIKDVFPEFDLFVYGGVNFEPYKAKLFESIGKKIDSIELYPASEGFIAYQDKFDSEGLLMLLDSGIFYEFIPAEEYFDENPTRLSIGEVELNKNYALIINSNAGLWGYSIGDTVKFVSLNPYRIIVSGRIKHFISAFGEHVIGEEIEKAMKYACKRHPEVSLVEYTVAPMVSPSEGLPYHEWLVEFEHEPNDIKSFAKDLDTKLVELNTYYKDLIVGSILKPLEIKLLKRNAFIDYMKSIGKLGGQNKVPRLSNDRNIADKL